One Sodalinema gerasimenkoae IPPAS B-353 DNA segment encodes these proteins:
- a CDS encoding ATP-binding protein, producing MATIPKILKERREYNTWVANETFEDYSLRYTPKSFRKWSELLVANTALGGISFLALEAIGGSLVINYGFYNTFWAISLVSLIIFLAGIPIAYYAAKYNIDMDLLTRGAGFGYIGSTITSVIYASFTFIFFALEAAIMAQALNLYLNLPLPWGYLLCSLIIIPMVFYGVTFINRLQLWTQPLWLILMVMPYLFVLHREPGVLSRWIEFGGNSPSGPGFNPLLFGAAATVSFSLIAQLGEQVDYLRFLPDRQPHNHRRWWFAAMAAGPGWIILGWAKQIGGAFLAFLALEHGIAIAKAKEPVYMYLAGFQDVFTSPETVLGVVTLFVVVSQIKINVTNAYAGSLAWSNFFSRLTHNHPGRVVWLVFNVAISLLLMELGVFETLEAVLGLYSNVAIAWIGALVADLVINKPLGWSPSYIEFKRAHLYNINPVGFGATVIASLVAISAFVGVWGDYAQAYSPFLALGLAFILSPILAKLTGGRFYIARVNPYQSQIEAAAVISKMDQTLNGGIRTLDNHDLIDCCLCEQSYEPQDMAYCPVYEGAICSLCCSLDSRCHDRCKPPMQLGELSFLQPLQAAFDSKIAPHLDRKLLRFLGAFTLVSSITGLLFVVVGYLGLKDLPERSPHLDETFFTLFLSLYAPLLVILGIASWWYVLSEESRELAEEELAQQNQQLAQEIEERQRFQQQLEELTQTLEQRVRERTEALSHALHSLKDTQAQLVQTEKMSGLGQLVAGVAHEINNPVNFIYGNLVHADEYIQDLLDFIDLYEQNCPMDDPEVSQRREEIELEFIAEDILKILGSMRVGAERIREIVSSLRNFSRLDEAEVKPVDLHEGIESTLTILGNRLKARSERPEITIIRDYGALPPVLCHAGSMNQVFMNILVNALDALDERDRQRQTEEIYAHPSAIRIATEFDAEFVRVIIEDNGLGIPENLRSQIFDPFFTTKPIGKGTGLGMSICYQIVTEKHGGNLSYQPSVTGGAGFVIELPRNAKALRQELSSKPQLQKLS from the coding sequence ATGGCTACTATCCCTAAAATACTCAAAGAAAGGCGGGAATATAATACCTGGGTCGCCAATGAGACCTTTGAAGACTATTCTCTGCGCTATACTCCCAAATCCTTCCGTAAATGGTCAGAGTTGTTGGTGGCAAATACGGCTTTAGGGGGAATTTCCTTTCTGGCTCTTGAGGCGATCGGTGGCTCTCTGGTCATAAATTATGGCTTCTATAACACGTTTTGGGCAATCAGTCTAGTTAGCTTAATCATTTTTTTGGCTGGGATTCCCATTGCCTACTATGCGGCAAAATACAACATCGATATGGACTTACTCACTCGGGGAGCTGGGTTTGGTTATATCGGTTCAACCATTACCTCGGTGATCTATGCCTCTTTCACCTTTATTTTTTTTGCCTTAGAGGCGGCCATTATGGCTCAGGCTCTCAACCTTTATCTCAATTTACCATTGCCCTGGGGCTATCTTCTGTGTTCTTTGATTATCATTCCCATGGTCTTCTATGGGGTCACCTTTATCAACCGCTTGCAACTGTGGACACAACCGCTCTGGTTGATTTTAATGGTGATGCCTTACCTGTTTGTGTTACATCGAGAACCCGGGGTGCTATCTCGCTGGATAGAGTTTGGTGGCAACTCCCCTAGTGGGCCTGGGTTTAACCCCTTACTGTTTGGGGCCGCCGCGACGGTGTCCTTTTCCCTGATTGCTCAACTGGGTGAGCAAGTGGATTACTTACGATTTTTACCCGATCGCCAACCCCATAATCATCGCCGCTGGTGGTTCGCGGCCATGGCCGCCGGCCCCGGTTGGATTATTTTGGGCTGGGCCAAACAAATTGGGGGGGCTTTTCTGGCCTTCCTGGCCCTCGAACATGGGATTGCGATCGCCAAAGCCAAGGAACCTGTCTATATGTATTTGGCTGGGTTTCAAGATGTCTTTACCTCGCCAGAAACGGTGTTGGGGGTGGTGACGTTGTTTGTGGTGGTCTCGCAGATTAAAATTAACGTCACCAATGCCTATGCTGGATCTCTGGCTTGGTCAAATTTCTTTTCTCGTCTGACGCACAATCACCCCGGGCGAGTTGTCTGGCTGGTGTTTAACGTGGCTATCTCCCTGCTGCTGATGGAGTTGGGAGTGTTTGAAACCTTAGAGGCGGTGTTGGGGCTATATTCGAACGTGGCGATCGCCTGGATTGGGGCCCTGGTGGCAGACTTAGTCATCAACAAACCCCTAGGCTGGAGTCCGTCCTATATTGAATTTAAACGGGCCCATCTCTACAACATTAACCCGGTGGGCTTTGGGGCAACGGTGATCGCGTCGTTGGTGGCCATCTCGGCCTTCGTGGGGGTTTGGGGAGACTACGCCCAAGCCTATTCCCCCTTTCTGGCGTTGGGCCTGGCGTTTATCCTCTCGCCTATCCTAGCGAAACTGACGGGAGGACGCTTTTACATTGCCCGGGTGAATCCCTATCAAAGCCAAATCGAAGCCGCTGCGGTAATTTCCAAGATGGATCAGACGCTCAATGGCGGCATCCGTACCCTAGACAATCATGATTTAATCGATTGCTGTCTGTGTGAGCAATCCTACGAACCACAAGATATGGCCTACTGCCCAGTCTACGAGGGAGCCATCTGTTCCTTGTGCTGTAGCTTAGATTCTCGCTGCCATGATCGCTGTAAACCCCCCATGCAACTGGGGGAACTGTCCTTCTTACAACCCCTTCAAGCTGCCTTTGATAGCAAAATTGCTCCCCACCTAGACAGAAAATTACTACGATTCCTGGGGGCTTTTACCCTGGTGTCGAGTATTACCGGGCTTTTGTTTGTGGTGGTGGGCTACCTGGGCCTGAAGGACTTACCGGAGCGATCGCCCCACCTGGATGAAACCTTTTTTACCCTATTTCTGAGCCTCTATGCCCCGTTGTTGGTGATTTTGGGCATTGCATCCTGGTGGTATGTTCTCAGTGAGGAAAGTCGCGAGCTGGCAGAAGAGGAGTTAGCGCAGCAAAATCAGCAGTTGGCCCAAGAAATTGAGGAACGACAACGGTTCCAACAGCAACTTGAAGAGCTCACTCAAACCTTAGAACAGCGCGTTAGGGAGCGAACGGAAGCTCTTTCCCACGCGTTACACAGTCTCAAGGATACCCAGGCCCAGTTAGTGCAAACGGAGAAAATGTCCGGTTTGGGGCAATTGGTGGCTGGGGTGGCTCATGAGATTAACAATCCAGTGAACTTCATTTATGGCAATTTGGTCCATGCCGATGAATATATCCAGGATTTGCTGGACTTTATCGACCTCTATGAGCAAAATTGTCCGATGGATGATCCAGAGGTGAGCCAACGGCGAGAGGAGATTGAACTGGAATTTATTGCTGAGGATATCCTCAAGATTCTGGGTTCGATGCGAGTTGGGGCCGAACGCATCCGGGAAATTGTGTCAAGTCTGCGCAATTTTAGCCGTCTGGATGAGGCGGAGGTGAAACCTGTAGATCTCCATGAGGGGATTGAGAGTACCTTAACCATTTTAGGGAATCGCCTTAAGGCTCGATCTGAACGCCCTGAAATCACCATCATCCGCGACTATGGGGCCTTACCGCCGGTGTTGTGTCATGCGGGTTCGATGAATCAAGTCTTTATGAATATCCTTGTCAATGCCTTAGATGCTCTCGATGAGCGCGATCGCCAACGTCAGACGGAGGAGATTTATGCTCATCCCAGTGCGATTCGTATTGCTACGGAGTTTGACGCGGAGTTCGTGCGGGTCATCATTGAGGATAACGGGCTGGGGATTCCGGAAAACTTGCGATCGCAGATCTTCGATCCCTTCTTCACCACCAAACCTATTGGCAAGGGAACAGGCTTAGGAATGTCCATTTGCTACCAAATTGTCACGGAGAAACATGGCGGGAACCTATCCTATCAGCCTTCTGTGACCGGTGGAGCTGGGTTTGTGATTGAGTTGCCTCGTAACGCGAAGGCCTTAAGGCAAGAGCTTTCCTCTAAGCCTCAACTGCAGAAACTCTCATGA
- a CDS encoding cobyric acid synthase, translating to MKAISILGTSSNAGKSWLTTALGAWLYRQGVNVAPFKSQNMSNNSYVTLDGGEIGRAQAAQAFACGRQPQVEMNPVLLKPSGNGISQLVLLGEAKEHIPARLYYRHIETLWQVVAETLDTWQSCCDVLLLEGAGSPVELNLMERDIVNLRPVTYLQGRWLLVGDIERGGIFAQALGTYQLIPPALQGLGLGLVVNKFRGDLGLFAEAGEYFHQHLPKLPYLGTLPYQGNLQPESEDSLCREAEELETGTGEILAWIRFPHLSNSQDSQPWRLDEGVQVKWVQTPQGLQEARLIVLPGSKNTLRDLAWLRETGLATAIVQAHQRGVPVVGICGGYQMLGDWLLDATGVAGDVGRVPGLGLLPVMTEFAPEKSVRQVLAQWQDESWQAYEIHMGQTSPSPRAAGERVDTPLLRANGVAEGMQGDRLLGTYLHGLFESGAMRRYLMDLAGVEGYQPARESWQEVQRQLYDDMAQLMEDYVDLMPIRRYLQL from the coding sequence ATGAAAGCCATTTCCATTCTCGGAACCTCCTCCAACGCAGGAAAAAGCTGGCTAACGACGGCTTTAGGGGCTTGGTTATACCGTCAAGGGGTCAACGTCGCTCCCTTTAAATCTCAGAATATGTCCAATAACTCCTACGTCACCCTTGATGGAGGTGAAATAGGACGGGCCCAAGCCGCTCAAGCCTTCGCCTGTGGCCGACAACCCCAGGTGGAGATGAACCCGGTTCTCCTGAAACCCTCGGGAAATGGCATCTCCCAATTAGTACTACTCGGAGAAGCCAAGGAGCATATTCCGGCACGACTCTATTACCGCCATATCGAGACTCTTTGGCAGGTGGTAGCTGAGACGTTAGACACTTGGCAATCCTGCTGTGATGTGTTGCTTCTCGAAGGAGCCGGGAGTCCCGTGGAACTGAACTTAATGGAGCGGGATATTGTCAACCTACGTCCAGTAACCTATCTTCAGGGGCGCTGGCTTTTGGTGGGAGACATTGAACGGGGGGGGATTTTTGCTCAGGCCTTGGGAACCTATCAATTGATACCTCCGGCCCTGCAAGGGTTGGGATTGGGACTGGTGGTGAATAAGTTTCGCGGTGATTTAGGCTTATTTGCCGAGGCGGGAGAGTATTTTCACCAACATTTGCCCAAACTCCCCTATTTAGGGACCTTGCCCTATCAGGGGAATCTACAACCCGAAAGTGAGGACAGTCTTTGTCGAGAGGCGGAGGAGTTGGAAACAGGGACTGGGGAGATTTTGGCTTGGATTCGCTTCCCCCATTTATCCAATTCTCAAGATAGTCAACCTTGGCGCTTGGATGAAGGGGTACAGGTGAAATGGGTACAAACCCCGCAAGGGTTACAAGAGGCGCGGCTGATTGTGTTACCGGGGAGTAAGAACACATTACGGGATTTGGCTTGGTTACGGGAAACGGGCCTGGCCACAGCCATTGTTCAGGCGCATCAACGAGGGGTTCCGGTGGTGGGGATTTGTGGGGGCTATCAGATGTTGGGGGATTGGCTGCTGGATGCGACGGGGGTGGCCGGTGATGTGGGCCGGGTTCCTGGTTTGGGACTGTTACCGGTCATGACAGAGTTTGCACCTGAGAAATCCGTGCGTCAGGTGTTGGCTCAATGGCAGGATGAGTCTTGGCAAGCCTATGAGATTCATATGGGCCAAACGTCACCGTCTCCTCGGGCCGCTGGGGAACGGGTTGATACCCCCCTGTTGCGGGCGAATGGGGTGGCTGAAGGAATGCAGGGCGATCGCCTGTTGGGGACTTATTTACATGGCCTGTTTGAGTCTGGGGCGATGCGTCGCTATCTGATGGATTTGGCAGGGGTTGAGGGCTATCAACCGGCTCGGGAGAGTTGGCAGGAGGTACAACGGCAGCTTTACGATGACATGGCACAATTGATGGAAGACTATGTGGATTTAATGCCGATTCGTCGGTATTTGCAACTTTGA
- a CDS encoding cob(I)yrinic acid a,c-diamide adenosyltransferase produces MTTHSQTEALSAKEQERLRKIKAAKDKSHEARQGQEKGLYVLFTGLGKGKTSSAMNLVYRHLAHDLPCAVVQFVKNSEAYPDGDRLLLTKLSQQGFPVNIHTLGGGFTWETQNPEQDRQMAAAAWEQAVEYIQNPEISLVVLDELHIALKNKQLQVEPVLAAIQARPPLCHVATTGRYAPEELIEAADLVTEMTRVKHPISQGVPAQLGIEF; encoded by the coding sequence ATGACGACTCATTCTCAGACGGAGGCACTCAGTGCCAAGGAACAGGAGCGGCTACGGAAGATTAAGGCGGCGAAGGATAAGTCCCATGAGGCGCGACAGGGCCAGGAAAAAGGGTTATATGTCCTCTTTACGGGCTTGGGAAAGGGGAAAACCAGTAGTGCCATGAATTTGGTGTATCGTCATTTGGCCCATGATCTCCCCTGTGCGGTGGTTCAGTTTGTGAAAAACTCCGAGGCCTATCCCGATGGCGATCGCCTCTTACTCACAAAACTCTCGCAACAGGGCTTTCCGGTGAACATTCATACCCTCGGAGGCGGCTTTACTTGGGAAACTCAAAACCCTGAACAAGATCGCCAGATGGCGGCGGCGGCTTGGGAACAGGCGGTGGAGTATATTCAGAACCCCGAGATTTCTCTGGTGGTGTTGGATGAACTGCATATCGCTCTGAAAAATAAGCAGTTGCAGGTAGAACCGGTGTTGGCGGCGATTCAGGCCCGTCCCCCTCTGTGTCATGTGGCGACGACGGGCCGCTATGCGCCTGAGGAGTTGATTGAGGCGGCGGATTTGGTGACGGAGATGACGCGGGTGAAGCATCCCATTTCTCAGGGAGTTCCGGCGCAACTGGGGATTGAGTTTTAA